The proteins below come from a single Papaver somniferum cultivar HN1 chromosome 11, ASM357369v1, whole genome shotgun sequence genomic window:
- the LOC113323481 gene encoding MADS-box protein GGM13-like, which translates to MGRGKIEIRRIENSTNRQVTFSKRRGGLLKKAHELAVLCDAQLGLIIFSSSGKMFEYSSPPSNMRQIIERYQKTSGVRIQEYDNQQIFTEITRMKHETDKLQAKMRRHTGEDLNDLRYDDLEQLELQLENSVNKVRARKNQLLQQQLDNLRRKEQILEQQHNYLCRYLEQQASMEEHHRPQSLLLEPKLSLSGEEQSAVATATGGATTFDIHFAMQPYHPAYQVDQGCSSSSRHNSRSSLEFSSLLHHQLHPYRLQPTQPNLQEVVTADQLQHRGLQL; encoded by the exons ATGGGAAGAGGTAAGATAGAGATTAGAAGGATTGAAAATTCGACGAACAGGCAAGTCACATTTTCAAAAAGAAGAGGAGGATTGTTGAAGAAAGCTCATGAACTTGCAGTTCTTTGTGATGCCCAGCTTGGGCTCATTATCTTCTCAAGTAGTGGCAAGATGTTTGAATACAGCTCTCCTCCATCCAA TATGCGACAAATCATTGAGCGATACCAGAAGACTTCAGGAGTGCGCATTCAGGAGTACGATAACCAG CAAATATTCACGGAAATAACGAGGATGAAGCATGAGACAGATAAACTTCAGGCTAAGATGAGACGGCATACGGGAGAGGATCTGAATGACTTACGTTATGACGATTTGGAACAACTGGAACTTCAACTTGAAAACTCCGTTAACAAAGTCAGAGCTAGGAAG AACCAGCTTTTGCAGCAGCAGCTAGATAACCTGCGTAGAAAG GAGCAAATCCTGGAGCAGCAACACAACTACTTATGCCGTTAT TTGGAGCAACAAGCATCTATGGAGGAGCATCATCGTCCTCAGTCATTACTTTTGGAACCTAAACTATCACTAAGTGGAGAAGAACAATCAGCAGTGGCTACTGCAACAGGGGGGGCAACCACATTTGATATTCACTTTGCAATGCAACCATACCATCCAGCTTATCAAGTGGATCAagggtgcagcagcagcagcagacacaATAGTCGTAGCAGTCTtgaattttcttctcttcttcatcatcaacttcatcCCTATCGTCTTCAGCCAACTCAACCTAACTTGCAAGAGGTAGTTACTGCTGATCAACTTCAACACCGTGGCCTGCAACTCTG A